One part of the Rutidosis leptorrhynchoides isolate AG116_Rl617_1_P2 chromosome 1, CSIRO_AGI_Rlap_v1, whole genome shotgun sequence genome encodes these proteins:
- the LOC139856371 gene encoding uncharacterized protein, with translation MEGNGKELGFSKNNICRVSSLKEQLARKTLRNVRSKGHVYIELREDKKKPIFFCVLCLSPCHSDSVLNDHLRGHLHKKMYEAAKSTLLKDNPWPFNDGMLFFHTQCDENENENGRLTTSNAKVGSNLLDDEKSLAIVAMETNETTSDDDQTVDVEDNSHKLIIPDVLYKDSVSDLEVSLVGLGKIAVRYYVKDGVTKRIGRIWCEWLGGNCDQNMEDVIPQHDFAIVLFAFNYDMGRKGLLENMLLMPSTNSRPPLEKKRKSFSDPEDVSESFTDQTETSREEYPASACSSSKDIVSGYGESSLQLKLIPNRSVRKELRVHRRLASERLCDICQHKMLPGKDVGTLVNMKTGRIVCSSRNLNGAFHVFHISCLIHWVLFCEYEVCMKQIVGPTVKKPCRRKKGVAKVTEPEEEVKKQIYSPFCPECQGTGVDIDGDELEKPTVTLSEMFKYKMKASDGHREYMKNPEMLENCSTGFYFPPQSEETLQENVSPLKTIRFYRAAE, from the exons ATGGAGGGAAACGGTAAGGAGTTaggttttagtaaaaataatatttgtcGTGTTAGTAGTTTGAAAGAACAGTTGGCTAGAAAGACGTTACGTAATGTGAGATCGAAAGGTCATGTTTACATCGAACTGAGGGAAGATAAGAAGAAGCCTATATTCTTTTGCGTACTCTGTTTGTCTCCGTGTCATAGTGATTCGGTGTTGAATGATCATCTACGAGGGCATCTTCATAAGAAGATGTATGAAGCTGCTAAATCAACTTTGTTGAAGGACAATCCTTGGCCGTTTAATGATGGAATGCTTTTCTTTCATACACAATGTgacgaaaatgaaaatgaaaatggccGTTTAACGACATCAAATGCTAAAGTTGGAAGTAATTTGTTGGATGATGAGAAAAGTCTTGCGATTGTTGCTATGGAAACAAATGAGACGACATCTGATGATGATCAGACTGTAGATGTTGAAGATAACAGTCATAAGTTGATTATTCCTGATGTTTTATATAAAGACAGCGTTTCTGATTTAGAAGTGAGTTTAGTTGGTCTTGGTAAAATTGCTGTTAGGTATTATGTGAAGGACGGGGTTACAAAGAGAATAGGTAGAATCTGGTGTGAATGGCTTGGAGGAAATTGTGATCAAAACATGGAAGATGTAATCCCACAACATGACTTTGCTATTGTGTTATTTGCGTTTAACTATGATATGGGGAGGAAAGGGTTACTTGAAAATATGTTGTTAATGCCTTCAACAAATAGTAGGCCACCATTAGAGAAGAAAAGGAAGTCATTTTCTGATCCCGAAGATGTTAGTGAATCGTTTACTGATCAAACGGAAACTTCCAGGGAAGAATACCCGGCGTCTGCTTGCTCTAGTTCGAAAGATATTGTAAGTGGATATGGTGAAAGTTCACTGCAATTGAAACTTATACCAAACAGAAGTGTGAGAAAAGAGTTGAGGGTACATCGACGTTTAGCTTCTGAAAGATTGTGTGACATATGTCAACATAAGATGCTTCCTGGTAAAGATGTGGGCACACTTGTTAATATGAAAACTGGTAGAATTGTTTGCAGCAGTAGAAATTTGAATGGG GCGTTTCATGTATTTCACATTTCATGCCTCATTCACTGGGTACTTTTTTGTGAGTATGAGGTTTGTATGAAACAAATAGTTGGTCCTACAGTAAAAAAGCCATGCAGAAGGAAGAAAGGTGTTGCTAAAGTTACTGAACCTGAAGAGGAGGTAAAAAAGCAAATATATTCACCTTTTTGTCCAGAATGTCAGGGGACTGGAGTAGACATTGATGGAGATGAGCTTGAGAAACCGACAGTAACTTTGTCTGAG ATGTTCAAGTATAAGATGAAAGCCAGTGATGGACATAGAGAATATATGAAGAATCCTGAAATGTTAGAAAATTGCTCAACCGGCTTTTATTTCCCTCCTCAGTCTGAAGAAACTTTGCAG GAAAATGTTTCACCACTGAAGACAATTCGCTTCTATCGTGCTGCTGAGTAG
- the LOC139856388 gene encoding pentatricopeptide repeat-containing protein At2g20710, mitochondrial-like — MAPLRLFKPYTSSNSLLLSKYSPIYRVLFNSSVSTQIHEVPNKKVSPALIKCMTILDQWRNKGNEISDMNVDELKNMIKVFRNHNEYSQAIQLSELITDKTPGNIAVHLDLTARVYGLQQAEYYFDSIPDSLKNYKVYGTLLNCYAFNLSLEKAESTMEKMKQLGYMTSHSYHSMLSLYTKTRNHKRLVKLVDEMLKTGVRYHRTTYYMHLTAYGTFDIEAMEKLLGYMETNPDITLDWRVYLIAAKGYLNFDQKIKSLEMLKKSEAFVYQNTDGIAYESLITMYANLGEKEDVYRIWDLYKKTWRKVSNTGYHHMVSALVKLDDLEGAEKILTEWESSTNNFDFWVVNVLVNGYSKKGYWKKAESYVERLVGMGMKPPTSTWNCLATAFCNSKEMEKAVIAMKNAILSYDNRWKLNQVTLKSCIKYLQEKGDTEVANEFAAAIEGHNEKKPKIEGAMRHVTVTSDQ; from the exons ATGGCACCTTTGCGATTGTTCAAGCCTTATACGTCTAGCAATTCATTACTATTATCAAAATATAGTCCAATTTATAGGGTTTTATTCAACTCCTCAGTTTCCACACAAATTCATGAAGTTCCGAATAAGAAGGTTTCACCGGCGCTAATAAAATGCATGACGATACTTGATCAATGGcgaaataaaggaaatgaaatcaGTGATATGAATGTCGATGAGCTTAAAAACATGATTAAAGTTTTCAGGAATCACAACGAATATTCACAAGCTATTCAG CTCTCTGAACTTATAACTGACAAAACACCTGGAAACATTGCTGTTCACTTGGATTTAACTGCAAGAGTTTATGGTCTACAACAGGCTGAGTATTACTTCGATTCCATCCCAGATTCTTTAAAGAATTACAAGGTTTATGGAACTCTATTAAACTGTTATGCTTTCAACCTATCATTGGAAAAAGCAGAATCCACTATGGAAAAGATGAAACAATTAGGATACATGACGTCACATTCGTACCACAGTATGCTAAGTCTATACACTAAAACCAGAAACCATAAGAGGTTAGTCAAACTTGTGGATGAAATGCTTAAAACAGGGGTTCGTTATCACAGAACAACATATTACATGCATTTAACTGCGTATGGTACTTTTGACATAGAGGCAATGGAAAAGCTTCTTGGTTACATGGAAACGAATCCCGATATCACTCTCGATTGGCGTGTTTATCTCATTGCTGCAAAAGGGTACTTAAATTTTGATCAAAAGATAAAATCTTTAGAAATGTTGAAGAAATCAGAAGCATTTGTTTATCAGAATACAGACGGGATTGCTTATGAGTCCCTGATCACCATGTACGCAAATCTTGGTGAAAAGGAAGATGTTTATCGTATATGGGATTTGTATAAAAAAACATGGAGGAAAGTAAGTAATACAGGTTATCATCATATGGTAAGCGCGTTAGTTAAATTAGATGATTTGGAAGGAGCTGAGAAGATTTTGACCGAATGGGAATCTTCAACAAATAATTTTGACTTTTGGGTAGTCAACGTTTTGGTCAATGGGTATAGTAAGAAGGGTTACTGGAAGAAAGCTGAAAGTTATGTTGAAAGATTAGTGGGTATGGGAATGAAACCTCCTACAAGCACGTGGAATTGTTTGGCTACTGCGTTTTGTAATTCTAAAGAGATGGAGAAGGCTGTGATTGCAATGAAGAATGCGATTTTAAGTTATGATAATCGATGGAAATTAAATCAAGTTACTTTGAAATCATGTATCAAGTACCTTCAAGAGAAGGGTGATACAGAAGTAGCAAATGAGTTTGCAGCTGCAATTGAGGGGCATAATGAAAAGAAACCT AAAATAGAAGGCGCAATGCGACATGTGACGGTGACTTCTGACCAATAG
- the LOC139903435 gene encoding uncharacterized protein yields the protein MPMVIMGDFNVTRYLSEHSSGSSLLTDDMKEFNSCISELEVEDIYSSGFHFTWTKSLKNPKCGKLKTLDIILINEEVMNSIPQANGIFLPYVISDHSPAILCLPHFMVDKPKSFRFMNFIADKKEFLPTVEKGWEDKHVWCSMYCLQKKLKGLKKELRRLSWSDGNIFDKVKHLKQELKTCQAQIDMDPHNANLREAASKLLVDYEAAKHDEFLILQQKTKIKWLSEGDKNTKGLFLFDFLGWIE from the coding sequence ATGCCCATGGTTATTATGGGTGATTTCAATGTGACTAGATATTTGAGTGAGCATTCTTCAGGAAGTTCTTTGTTGACTGATGACATGAAAGAGTTTAACTCTTGTATCTCTGAGCTTGAGGTGGAAGATATTTATAGTTCTGGTTTTCATTTCACTTGGACCAAATCCCTTAAAAACCCTAAATGTGGTAAACTGAAGACGTTAGACATAATTTTGATAAATGAGGAGGTCATGAATTCTATCCCTCAAGCAAATGGCATTTTCTTACCTTATGTGATTTCAGATCATAGTCCTGCCATATTGTGTTTACCACATTTTATGGTAGATAAACCTAAATCTTTTAGGTTTATGAACTTCATTGCTGATAAAAAAGAATTTTTGCCTACTGTTGAGAAGGGTTGGGAGGACAAGCATGTATGGTGTTCTATGTACTGTCTTCAAAAGAAGTTAAAAGGGCTTAAAAAGGAGTTAAGGAGGTTAAGTTGGTCTGATGGGAATATTTTTGATAAGGTAAAGCATCTAAAGCAGGAGTTAAAAACTTGTCAAGCTCAAATTGATATGGATCCTCACAATGCCAATTTAAGAGAAGCTGCAAGCAAGTTACTTGTTGATTATGAGGCTGCAAAACATGATGAATTCCTAATCCTGCAGCAGAAAACAAAAATCAAATGGTTAAGTGAAGGTGATAAGAATACTAAGGGCCTGTTTCTTTTTGACTTTTTGGGCTGGATTGAGTGA